CGTTGTCAGGAGTGGCGCACTTGTTATCAGAAAGACTCCAAAACTCCTGCTGCACGCTTCTGGCCCTGCCTGCACAATGCCACACGATCTCAGCCGGGCGACAAAGCGATCAGCCAGCTACTATTCCTCACAGACGGGCAACGAGCAATGAAATGGGGAGCAGCCAGGATGCCACCGTGGCCATCGGATATCGGCCAGGCGCGCGTACTCTTCGATCTTGTGAAGGCGACTCCTTGCTCGGTTCCTCTTGAGTGCTGGTGCACAAGGCCTAAAAGTAGAAGCCGTATTCCCTGATTGTCCAGGTTGGCACTGGAACCCCCCGCCTACGACCAGGGATAAAGCGGGTAGCCCGCGCCGCCTTCAGAGCGGCCTGCGCGCACGCCTCGCTCCCTGTCGTGTTCGAGATCACGATGGCCTCGGCAACTGTCCCATCGGCAGCTACCAGAAGGCTTAGCTTCACCACTCCTTGAATTCCCTTTTCTCGAGCAGACTTGGGATATTCTGGAAACACCTCGGCGACGGGACGCGGAGGGGTCACCAATCCGGGGGCTTCGCCTAAAGGGTCGCCCGCGCCGGATAAAGAGGGCGCAAAGGAGAGCTCTGTGAGCTCGATAGTCTCGTCAGCAGGCAGTTCGGGGTCGTCCACCGGGACCGGCACAGCAGGACGTTGCGGAGGGGCCACCGCACCGTGCTGGCGCGTCACAGGCACCTCCTGCACCTCCATCGCAGGGGGGACAAGCGGCAGGGGCCTCCTTCTCGCCTCGTACCGGGGCACAAGTTGAAAGCAGAGGATCAGGAGCAATAGAGCAACGACCGTGGCCCGCTCCATCCGGAGACAGTAACCAGCTTTGAACTGCTCCTGGGCCGTGGGATAAGGTGCTTTCAACATCCTGCCCTCACCATCCCAGCACTTTCGGGAGCCTAAAAGACAAGGCCCCACACCGGGGCCTCCACTGATCAGATTCTTTCCATGGTTGCCGCGGGTAACCAACCCACCTTGCCGTCGGGCAACCGAATCCGGCACCATCCGCCGCTCACTTCTTCGACGCGGACTTTGGCCCCCGCGTGCAAGAAAAACTGCTCTGAGAAGTCCTGGTCTGGACCACTCCGGGCTGCCACCTTGTCTTCCAGAACAATTGCCTCGTTGCTTTGGTGCGCCTCGTGTAGACGAACGGCAAGGTTCAGGGCAAAGACCACCAGCGGCACGGCCAAAACCCAAACTACCGTGCGCAGGATGCGACGCATCTTGCCTTGCCGGTCCAGTATGATACCAACAAGTAGCCCCGCCACTCCCGCATACAACCCCATGACCAGCCAGAAGAGTGCACCAAGACCAAGCCAGTTCTTAAAGTCCTCCATCCAGCGGAGCAGTATGAAGCGCGGCGGGATTACGATCCGGTCCACAGCTCTTAGATTAGCCAGCTCGAGATTAAAGCGCACCTCTTCGTCGTCAGGAAGAAGCCGCCTGGCCCTTTCGTAGTTCAGGATTGCCCTGCCCACATCACCAATCCGGTAGTACGCGTTCCCCAGGTTGAAATAGAGGGCTCCGCTCTCGTATCCGGCTTCTAGAGCTTCCTGGTATCTGGCGACAGCGGCCTGGTAGTCGCCGCGCTCGTAGAGCGAGTTTCCCTCACGCATCAGTCTTTCGGCATAGCTCCGCCCTTGGGCGAACGCCCCGATAACGGGAAGAGCCACGAACACCGTGATTGTCCACACGATTCGCTTCATGGCTAAAAAGCGCTCTCTATTCCCACCAAAGCGTCTTTCGCCCGTTCATAGAACTGCTTCATCTGCTCGACACTAGAGCTGATGGGGGCGAAACGGCGATAGTCGCACTCGCGCAAACAAGCCATCAGGGCCTCCACCTGAGGAGAAGGCACGCCGCGTGCCAGGAGTTGCCTCTCGACTTCCTCGCTCAGCAGGCCAGCGGCCGAAGTATTCAGTTTGTCGGCCACGTACCCCAGCAAGCTGCGCCCCACTTCGGCATAGAACTCCTTTTCCGTCTTTTGCCCTATCAGCCCCTTGGCCTTGTGCAATCTCCTCATGGCCAAGCGATTGGCACGCCTACTCCTGGCATACGCCACATCCCCAGCCAGGCGATCCACGTGGCGGCGATAGACGACCGCTGCCCCGAGCACCAGCAACGGGAAAACAGTGAGGGCCCAAGCAAACCGCGGAATCATTGCCTGGCCCCCACGCCGGTAGAGGCGCACATCCGTCTTGATAAAACGTATGTCCTGCCCTACGAGGCGAACTTCCTCTTTGGTCATTGCGCCGCCCACCGATGCCACCTGCCGAGCTCCCTTTCGCACCCGCAGCACAAGCTCGGGTGTGCTGACCGTGCGATAGGAGCTACTGGCCAAGTCAAAGTACGAAAAACTGATGGGCTTGATGCGATGCTCGCCGGGGAATCTCGGCACCAACACGTATTCAAACGTCTTGGCCCCGGAAATAGCTTCGCCACTCCGGTTGATCTCTTCGTTCACCTTAGGCTTGTACTGCTCCAAGTCCGGCGGTATGCTCACCTTCGGCTCTCTGATCATCATGACGTTGCCAGTGCCGCCAATCCTCACGGTGAGGGTCACGGCTTCATTAGTTTCCACCTCGGACTTGTCCAGGCCCGCGGAGATGTGGAATGAACCCACGGCTCCTGCAAAGTCATCCGGCCTGCCCGCCTCCGGCAGGGGAAGTACCTCTACGGTGATGGGCGCTGAGTAGATGGCTTTGCGCACCACCCGGTCGAAAAACGGATCATCGAAAAAGCTGTCGAAGAAGTCGCGCGTCCGGCGTGTACGCGGCTGGCGCACCTCACACTCTATCCCCATGGCGTCAATAGTAACCTTGCCGGCCGTGGTGGGAAAAAGCATCATCTTCTTCAAGTCGGCGACAACGAACTGGCGGCCATCCACGACTTCGTGGCGCTGCACCGGCTGTTGCGGCAAGGGGACCTCTTCAGCCCAAAAGCCGGTCGTAGTTGGAAGCTTAGTGATGGCATAGTTGGTCACTTCCACGCGCGTATAAATGCGGAAGGTGACCACTACCGGCTGATGCTGATACACCCGGCGCCTGTCCACTATGGCCCGCAGAAAGAGATTCTCTTCGAGGCCACCCTCGGTGCCCATTTGCGGTCGTTGCTGGCCTGGCCGGGGTTGCGCCGCCGGGGCAGGACTCTTCACCACCTGCACCTTCACTGGCTGTGCCTTGAACACTTCGCCCTTGTAGCTCACTTGCACTGGGGGGATCTCAAACTCCCCTTCCTTGACTGCAAGGTAGCGGAAGGTGAAGGTCTTGCTCACCGACATCCGCCCATTAATAAACTGGAAGCTGGACGAGGTGCCGCTGGCGCCCAGGTAGGTGGCAAAATCGCTCAGGTCCGGCAACTCGGGCGTGGGGGCGTCGTTTGCCTGCGCGCCGCTATACTCGACGATGAGCGTGAACGGCTGATTCACCGCCACCACAGTGGCGTCAACGCTCATGGTGACCGTGAGGTCAATCGCCCAGGAGGGTATTCCGGCCAGGACAAAAACGGCCACGAGCCACCACAGCCGTCGCAGGGGCTCTTCTGGGCCGTTCCTCCCCAATCTGTGCAAGTGACGCTCCATCTTACCAGTCCTTCAGCACTCTCCTGCTCCCCCGGGCCGGCACCTTGCGTTCCTGCTGCGCGTCCTTTTCGCTCTGGTTCAGGGCATCCAGGATGCGCTCAGCATCCTCTTTGGACATGTCCTTTTCTTTGCCTTGCTGCTCTTCGGCTTCGCCGGCCTGCTGCTCACCTTGCTCCTGGCGCTCCTGCTGTTGCTCCTCCTCTCGCTTCTGCCCTTGCTGTTGCTGCCCCTGTTGGCCTTCTTGCTTTTGCTGCTCCTGCTGCTGTTCCTGTTGCTGGCTCACAGACTGCTTTTGGGCACTGTTCTTGAGGAGCGCCCGCACCAATTCTAAATTGTACTTGGCATCAACGTCGTTGGGGTCCAACTGCAGCGCTCTCTGGTAGGCGAGAATGCTCTCCGGCAGCTTCCCCATCCGAAACAGAGTATTGCCGATGTTGTAGTACGCCTTGGCCTGCGTAGCCACGTCCGGGCTGTTCAAGGCCTTGTCGAAATCTTTCAGTGCATCCTCATAGTTCTGCCGCTTGTAGTCAGTCGTACCGAGGTTGAAGTGAACTATCGGCGACAGGGGGTCATGATTGAGTGCATCGCGGTACTTGTTTGCAGCAGCTTCGTACTTTTCCTGGGCAAAGAGGCGATTCCCTTGAGCAACCTGCCGGCGGCCGGCTTGTGCCAACACCACCGCAGGGAGCAAGACAAGGAAAGCTCCGGCTAAGAGATGCACACGCATTACATCACCTCTTGGTCACGCAAAGCGTCCATACCATTCTCGCCTCGGTGTACGTCTTTCGGGGATTAGAGGTTCCACAACTAAAAGCACCAGGACCAAGACCAGAAGGTATTGAAACCGCTCTTCAAATTGCGAAAACCGCAGAGACCCCAGCTCCTTCTTCTCCATACCGGCGATGCGCTCGTAGATCTTGTCCAGCTCCATGGCGCCGCCAGTTGCCCGGTAGTAGGCGCCCCCGGTCTCCTGCGCGATCTTTTGCAGGGTAACCTCGTCCAACCTGCTTGTGACGCGTTGGCCGCTCCTGTCTTTCTTCCAATCGATCAGCTGTCCGCGCTGGTCATAGACCGGGATCGGCACTCCCTCCACCGAA
The DNA window shown above is from candidate division KSB1 bacterium and carries:
- a CDS encoding tetratricopeptide repeat protein, with translation MKRIVWTITVFVALPVIGAFAQGRSYAERLMREGNSLYERGDYQAAVARYQEALEAGYESGALYFNLGNAYYRIGDVGRAILNYERARRLLPDDEEVRFNLELANLRAVDRIVIPPRFILLRWMEDFKNWLGLGALFWLVMGLYAGVAGLLVGIILDRQGKMRRILRTVVWVLAVPLVVFALNLAVRLHEAHQSNEAIVLEDKVAARSGPDQDFSEQFFLHAGAKVRVEEVSGGWCRIRLPDGKVGWLPAATMERI
- a CDS encoding TonB family protein yields the protein MLKAPYPTAQEQFKAGYCLRMERATVVALLLLILCFQLVPRYEARRRPLPLVPPAMEVQEVPVTRQHGAVAPPQRPAVPVPVDDPELPADETIELTELSFAPSLSGAGDPLGEAPGLVTPPRPVAEVFPEYPKSAREKGIQGVVKLSLLVAADGTVAEAIVISNTTGSEACAQAALKAARATRFIPGRRRGVPVPTWTIREYGFYF
- a CDS encoding tetratricopeptide repeat protein, which gives rise to MRVHLLAGAFLVLLPAVVLAQAGRRQVAQGNRLFAQEKYEAAANKYRDALNHDPLSPIVHFNLGTTDYKRQNYEDALKDFDKALNSPDVATQAKAYYNIGNTLFRMGKLPESILAYQRALQLDPNDVDAKYNLELVRALLKNSAQKQSVSQQQEQQQEQQKQEGQQGQQQQGQKREEEQQQERQEQGEQQAGEAEEQQGKEKDMSKEDAERILDALNQSEKDAQQERKVPARGSRRVLKDW
- a CDS encoding BatD family protein, which encodes MERHLHRLGRNGPEEPLRRLWWLVAVFVLAGIPSWAIDLTVTMSVDATVVAVNQPFTLIVEYSGAQANDAPTPELPDLSDFATYLGASGTSSSFQFINGRMSVSKTFTFRYLAVKEGEFEIPPVQVSYKGEVFKAQPVKVQVVKSPAPAAQPRPGQQRPQMGTEGGLEENLFLRAIVDRRRVYQHQPVVVTFRIYTRVEVTNYAITKLPTTTGFWAEEVPLPQQPVQRHEVVDGRQFVVADLKKMMLFPTTAGKVTIDAMGIECEVRQPRTRRTRDFFDSFFDDPFFDRVVRKAIYSAPITVEVLPLPEAGRPDDFAGAVGSFHISAGLDKSEVETNEAVTLTVRIGGTGNVMMIREPKVSIPPDLEQYKPKVNEEINRSGEAISGAKTFEYVLVPRFPGEHRIKPISFSYFDLASSSYRTVSTPELVLRVRKGARQVASVGGAMTKEEVRLVGQDIRFIKTDVRLYRRGGQAMIPRFAWALTVFPLLVLGAAVVYRRHVDRLAGDVAYARSRRANRLAMRRLHKAKGLIGQKTEKEFYAEVGRSLLGYVADKLNTSAAGLLSEEVERQLLARGVPSPQVEALMACLRECDYRRFAPISSSVEQMKQFYERAKDALVGIESAF